A region of the Thamnophis elegans isolate rThaEle1 chromosome 1, rThaEle1.pri, whole genome shotgun sequence genome:
AGGAGCCTTTGGCCAAATGTAAGGGCATATCTTAAACTGAGAGCCCTTAGCCATGAAATAGAGAGGTCTATAACCATGGTCACTCCGACCAACCCAGGAAACATTGGATCACTTATTAAACTCTGCTCTAATATGTTCTTGAGGGTGCCCGTCAGAGACACTGAGCAAAACGTGGGTTTAATTGGTCTACGCAGAACATGAGTATTCTGGGATTTAGGCTGCATATGTACACTGGAACCCACATGCTGAGGGATCCATGACAACACTGACTAGGAGGAAGGCAATGCTCATTTACAAAGCTCATGAGTATCTTCTTAGTATGCCCTCAAATTCATAATGCAGAAACAAGAGGGGCAGCAGCTCATTGTTTTTCTCCGCCACAGCCTGCTTCAGAACCTActatcaggatttttttaaaaattaagtacaTAAGAAGAAACGATACTTAAGCAAATATGTGTGGAGCAAGTGGGACTTGGTATGTAtgatgacataattttaaaaggaACAGAAACAAAGGGCTTTAAAGACTCTCTTAGAAAGACTTGCCAGCGTAGAGGTCTTCTTCCCACCATCATGGTTGCTTTGCTTGCTGTTCTCCTTGGAGCTGCAGTTGAGCTTCCACTGCTTCAAGGACACCATGCTTACCTTTGAGATTAATAACTTTAGACAACTTTGGCATGTGACCCAAAATGTTGTAGAACTAACTTTGAGTATCCATGTGATATccatggttttttgtttttttcaaaacaatCTGAGGTGGCATTCAACCCATCCTGAAAGAAGTCTGCCATGGAGAAATGGAGTTGAGGCAGATTTGGTAAGGTCCTTGAGAAGCCTATGAAGCGGAGAGGTCTATCCAGCAGCTGATATATTCCCTGAGAGGAACAAGTCCCTTGCACCTGGGACACTGGAAATTCAACTAGACAAAATCCTAGAGCCTACAAATAGAAATTGATACAGCTCGATGACTGGTGCTGaagcaatatatttttgttttcattttcactGTTTACTTAATTAACCTTGTTGTCCCTTGCTACTCTTTCTGTCTCATAGGTGCACACAAGTTTAAAGCCAGCAATACATCCAAGgaaagaaggattttttttgttccatttctTTCTAATGTACTCTCTAGGCACCAATAGAGGCATCTTAGTTTAGTCAGGCAGAAATTAGAAGTTGATGAAAGTTTATGGTATTTCAAGAGCAGCAGGGCAAAAGAGCACAGTCTGTTACATCTGTCTGGTGATACTGTGAGGCTTCACTACATCTAATCcctagcttcttcttcttctccctcctcctcttcctcctcctcctcctcctcctcctcctcctcctttgtttTCTGAAGAAGCACAGTCAAGAGGATCATCTGGGTGGAAGAGCTGTCTATTTCTTGGTGAATATTCAAGAATCAAGAATGTTGAAATCATATGTTTTCACTAGTTCTGATTCTGCATTTGGTGAAAGGCTCCATCTAGTAATGAATGTTAAGACTAAGAATATTAGAGTTATTTGATTGGAGAATAACAAATCTCCACAATGACCCCATTGCTGAGTCTTCCCCCAAATCCAGATTATCTTGCAGTACCAATGTTCCTGTACTGACACATCAGAAGATGCTTAAAGGTTTTCTTGAAGGTAGCATTGCAAAGGGCATAACAAGCTGGGTTGATGGTGCTGTTGACATAGCACAACCAGTACCCAATGGACCAGACTGTTTCAGGAACACAATAATCGCAGAAAGTATTAATGAGGACCATCACATTGTAAGGTGTCCATGTCAAAATGAAAGCCAACAAGATGGCAAAAATGGTTCTGGTGACTTTCCTCTCTCGAGCTGCCATTTGTCGCTTCTTCCTCACCTGACTCCTGGCAATGCTGGCAAATTTCCTGGCAACATTAGCCGGACGACTGTTTGATAAGGTAATTGGGGTGGAACGGGCTTCTTTCTCTGCGACAATCTCAATGGCAGTGACACATTCAGTcccagtttgtttagtgactatctTAATTTTGGACCACTTAGAGGCAGGGTTGATCCGAGGATGGGCAGGGCTCTCGCCTGTATCAGCTGGTACAATCTCCAGCCCCTGTTTCTCTTTATTCATCTGGGTGATGCTTACCGTGCTGGATTCATTAGAGGTTTCTTTCTCCTCTTGGTGGCCAGTAGTTTCAGAGGGTTGCAAGGGCTGCTCTTCTACTTTCCCATTTTTTGCTTCCTCCTTCACCTCCACCACTTTCTTGGGAGAATTGTTGTTATTCTGCTTGACCAGAGGACTTTTCAGAAAGCTGAGTGGCTTAGTCCGCTTCTCTTTCTTACTCTCTGGTTTGTGCCTTCTCACACGGCTCCGGCTGGCCAATGAGATATGGATGTACAGCACAGTCATGATAACCACTGGGAGGTAGAAAGCAGCAATGGCTGTGCCAAAGGTTACAGCTGGATTGGAGAGGAACTGAATGTAACACTGTCCTTCTGGTACTGTCCTCTCTCCAACAATGAACTGCCAAAATAATATGGCAGGTGCCCAGAGGATAAAGGATAATATCCAAGCAACTGCAATCATCAATCCTGCCATTTTGGTTGTCCGCCTAGCTGGGTAGGTCAGTGGTTTGGTAACGCAGAAATAGCGGTCAAAACTGATGATGAGTAAGTTCATGACAGAAGCATTACTCACTACATAGTCTAGCGCCAGCCAGAGGTCACATACTACAGCCCCAAGTGGCCAATAGCCCTTGACTATATACACGGTGTAGAGATTCATTGAGAAGATGCCAATTATCAAGTCAGCACAGGCCAAGCTAAAGAGGAAATAGTTGTTGACAGTCTGAAGTTGGCGGTTCACTTTGATGGACAGCATGACCAAGATATTTCCAACCACAGTGACAAGACTAAGTGACCCAGTTACAGTAACTATGAAAATCATTTCCACGATTTTATATTTAGCAGTGTTTTCCTTGGTGAAATTGCCATTGGTGAAGTTAGCCATCCTTAACAGTTCAGGCTGAGAAGACAAATTAGATGTGAAGTCtgcagaaagggagggaaggaaggaaaaagacaatGGAGATATATTATACATCTGCAACACTCAAACAATAGATCAAACTTTGACAACTCAGTTGGGACTGGGGAGACTAGCATTCAAATCTCCACTAAGCTGTGATGCTCATGGGGCACCAAGATTAGTTCCTTTATGTCAGCTATTTCAAAATTTAGTTAGCTAGATAAGACGAAGTTTAGTCTATATGTTTTTACTTCCTGAGATCTACATGCTCCAAAACTTTCAACTAATATTGCAAACATCACTTCTGTCACTTTTTTGGATTCTATCCACCCAACTTCCTATTCAGAGTTAATATAAGTTATTTTAATCATAAAATGTTTGATCAGACAATTAGAACTTGTATCAACAGAGTTTGCCAGCCAAGAAAGGTTTGAAACATACTAATGAGTACATCAGGCTAAATATCTACAAATACAGTGAGGACTGAAAAATATTCCCACAGAGCCACTTTTACCACCATAAATAAAAAAGCTCTTATTTGAGTTCTATACTTGTCCAGTTATAACCATTTCTCGTGCACTTATTCACTCACTTCATCTCCCAAAGCACCTCAAAGAAACAGTCAAAGGTTGACAAACAATGAGAAGCTGCTCAATCTGTCTAGTACCCTAGTCATTCTCACATTCCAGATACCATTCCACATACCATTTCATTCCACATACCACATTCCACATCATTCCACATACCATTTAATAGACTTAACCTCCTGATCTCTAAGAAATTACTCAAATGCTGTCTGGAATTTCTCCAAGTTCATCAAAGTCTGGGGTAGGCCATTGTAATCGGCACTTCCTACCTGCAAGGATTAGTGTCTCCAGTTAACCTTACAGACCGGATGAAGTGGCAATAACAAGTGAGTAAGGAAAAAGTCTCCCAGTACTACATCTTACCTCAACTGCTCTAAAATAAAAGCCAGATAGATGGTCAGCTACATGGGTTGTACCAGTGACAGCCTAGGCAAATctatggttattattattatggacaTGAATTCTGAAGCCATCTCAAATGTCAGACTACAACTGCCCAAAACTAACACTGGATAAATCTACTGCAATGTGatcaaataaattatatttgacCTCCTGAAGAAAAACGATCTTGCAAAGGCCAGAATCTCATGATAAAACGATTTCCAGGCTATCTCCCTTACTCTGAAATCAGGACTGATGATTATATGAAATCTGACTGGATAGATGACCATAATGGAGACTCCTCCCGTCTTATTCAGCCAGGTCTCAATAGTGCATACCAGATCTGATCTCTTATCCATAATTAAATTGTAGATAAGATTAAATTTATTACGGATATACCTAGCATTCAGAACTATTAACCAGAAACAAGGATACCCAAGTGATCTGGATGCCTTGTTCATGAACCGAGACAGGGGGCTGGCATTAGAGATTGGTACCAGATACTCAactttttttcctcccatttcGCATTAAATGTCCCTCTTCCTGCCATAACTACTTTCTTCCCTAATATCTTCACTTTCCTGGGCTGCCTAGTTCTcctcttccactccactccactagTGTCAGGTAACAACCCTCTAATAAGATCTGGCTTGCAATTACAATACACATCCATCTAGCAGACCTCCTCAATTCCCCTCAGTTATTTCAACTTTCCCACTACAACATGAATAGAAACAATCAATTCCTTCTCCCCACTGTCTTCATTTACTTCCCTTCCCAATTCTCTACTTGATTTTAAATCACAAGAGACTGGAAAAACTCTTCTCTCACTACAGAGAGAGGGATCTTCTCCTCACATCTAAGGTACTCATTGTAAAGAATAAGGTGagtgtgcacgtgcatgcacttctgctttttttaaCCTCAGGTAATACCAAAGTGTTCTGGAATTTGGTAGTGTTACTATTAGCCTTGGACAGATTACTTCCTGTTAGCTTTGGAGTGTGCTGTTGCTAACGTCTGCTAAAAGGAGAAAAGACCTCTTGATCAAGCCAGCCCAGGTGCCTTATAGACCAAGCTTCAGGGTTTCAGAGGGAGGTTAGGCTAATCCCTGAAGTTCAGGGGTATAATTCAGCTGAGAAGCTCCTGAGTGACAATGAAGACTTTGGACTGAGTTGCACCTGTGCAGACTCTTACTATGCGTGGATCATGGATTTCACCAGATTTATGAAAAAGTTCTGGAGAAGGAAGGCCAGTAAAGACATAGCAGCAtgagcagaaaaaaaagaatagacatAACCAAGCACAGGTAAGAAGAGTCTTTTTAAAGGATTTTCTTGTGGCAAATGAGAATACTTCACTACTCTCAAAGAGTCCACCGATCTCTAGCCATTGGCATTATTTAGGATGATTAAGTCGATCCTTAGTGGAAAGTGGACAAGTCCTTGGGCTGTAAGGGGCCACCTATTTTTCAAATTCatgcccctcctggttggtcaAGGCTTCCGAGGAGATGTGACATTCAGATGTGATGGCTGGGTACAGACTGGTGCATTTCCATCCCTTTAGTTTTGAAAACATGTTGATCTGTTGTCTTAGTTAGCAACAACTACAACAAGCCTACAAGCTACACTCATCGTGCAGTTGTGTGAGGCTGCTAGGCAAACTGGTCAAACTAAAATCCTTATAATTTCTTCCTGGATTGTAATGCAGCCAAGAAAGAGATAGCATTCTAAATCGGGGCATTTTCCCAGGCCATGTTATCTTTAATTAATATTTGTAAAGTCTTTATTTGCTGTTCCTAagttaaaggtttccctcgcacatatgtgctagtcatttccaactctagggggcggtgctcatctccgtttcaaagccaaagagccagcgcggtccgaagatgtctctgtggtcatgtggtcagcatgactacaTGCCGAAGGCGtgtggaacactgttaccttcccaccaaaggtggttcctattttttctacttgcatttttacatgctttcaaactgctaggttggcagaagctggggcaagtaatgggagctcactctgttacgcgccACTAAGGATTAGTGaccttctgattgataagctgatcgtcttagccactcagccaccattGCTGTTCTTAGTTGCCACCAAATCCTATCAGCCTCCTCCACAGAAGGTACTTAGAGGAAGAGCCCCTTAAAGTAGCTCCTCACTTTCTTTCACCTTCAGAAAAAGTAAGAGAGATTCTGTTCAGCTAATGAGGCTTTGGGCTCATACATACTTGCGGAAATTTATTGTGGAAGCCTGCCCTCTGCGGGTTCATTCTGGTACTATAGTTAGATAATACCGATATCTAccaagattttattttcttcagttgagctttatttaaaaaaaaaaatctaaagaaagaaaaaggcacagTACATTCCCCAAGTTATTCACTATTTGTCAATGATGAATTACTCAGTTTAGAATGAGCTTGAGCTTTTTCTTGGGCCATTTTAACCTATTAAACAGTGTTTCTGCAGACAAcagaacatttacaaatgtattaAACTATGGAACAAGATGGAGATGTAGAACAGATAAGATACAAAGTCACTGCAGATTTGAATATTTCCATCAGTGTAATTTTCTCTACAGCGGAAGGCTCTCTTTAAGCCACGGATGGCTTAAGAAGGTAACCACTTatctgtgtgtgagtgtgcatgcacacacacaagcatATACAGACACCAACACCTATAATTGGTCTCAGGCAACTGCCTCGTTCCATGCCTAAGAATAGCTGCTATTTCTAGGTCATCTTATCAGACTGAGACCCCCAATTATCTTATCTAGCCCCAGCCAAGTTCTGTAGTTTTTAACAGGATGATAAATTCCTTGCCTGCTAAAGAATCAATGCTTCATTTTCATAATAGCCAGGATATTTCCAGAGGAGACTTTATGGCGCAATCACCTTGCCTCATGCATATAACTTCAAGAGAAGCTCGGATAATAATGTTTATCATCCTattgtcttttccccacttgctTCCATTGTGTTTCCTTCCAAAGAAGATGTattaaggagattttttttaaaaaaagtatatttaattgCTAGTGCTAGGTCTGTCAGAGAGCACATAGTTTTCATCATCCTAACATTCTTGAAATGTCCTCTGATCTTCAGGGGTGGAGAGGGGACTTAGAATCCAGCAGATTTCCCAGCCTCCTTAAAAAATAGCTTTGAAGGCTAATGGAGGGACAAACAGAAATTACATTCCTTTCTCCAAATTAATACCTCACCCTGCTGCTTTGCAAAAAGGAATCCGATAATTCCAGGGACCACAGGTTTATTCCTATGAGACAATAAAAGGAGAGCACAGTATATGCAACTTGGACAAAAAAGCAAAACATAAGTATGACTAATGGAACTTGGTTCATTATTTAGCTTTAGACTTAAATTGACTTCAGATTGAAgcaatttcttttcttcaaagggCATGGAATAAATGAAAGTATTAGGATCAAATAAATCAAGAAAAATTAGACACAAAATTTGTTATTCAGTCAATTAAAATAGaaactttctctttttcctttgatTCTATCATATAAAAGTGCTCTAGTGTACCCTGGATTCCTGTTATGATGCCATTCAATGACATAACTGTGTAACAACACATCAGGGAAAAAACGTCTTGAAATACCAaaattttcataatttttttctaTGGTGTTCCATGATCATTTCAAGTTTCTACGAAttagagcagaggtctccaaGCCCTGGTCCGTGGG
Encoded here:
- the CHRM4 gene encoding muscarinic acetylcholine receptor M4 is translated as MANFTNGNFTKENTAKYKIVEMIFIVTVTGSLSLVTVVGNILVMLSIKVNRQLQTVNNYFLFSLACADLIIGIFSMNLYTVYIVKGYWPLGAVVCDLWLALDYVVSNASVMNLLIISFDRYFCVTKPLTYPARRTTKMAGLMIAVAWILSFILWAPAILFWQFIVGERTVPEGQCYIQFLSNPAVTFGTAIAAFYLPVVIMTVLYIHISLASRSRVRRHKPESKKEKRTKPLSFLKSPLVKQNNNNSPKKVVEVKEEAKNGKVEEQPLQPSETTGHQEEKETSNESSTVSITQMNKEKQGLEIVPADTGESPAHPRINPASKWSKIKIVTKQTGTECVTAIEIVAEKEARSTPITLSNSRPANVARKFASIARSQVRKKRQMAARERKVTRTIFAILLAFILTWTPYNVMVLINTFCDYCVPETVWSIGYWLCYVNSTINPACYALCNATFKKTFKHLLMCQYRNIGTAR